The DNA region CGGCGGATTTGGAGCGGCAAAAAATCTTTCTACCGTCGCCTTCGACGGCCCGAATGCCCGCGTCAATCCCGAAGTGGAAGCGGCCATCAAAACCATGCATCAGCTTGGCAAGCCTATCGGAGCCATGTGTATCTCCCCGGTTTTCGTTGCCAAAGTGCTTCAAAATGTGAAAGTTACCATCGGACAGGACGAAGGTACGGTTGCAGCCATTCAGGCCATAGGTGCCGAGCATGTGGCCACCAGCCACGGGGAAGTGGTGGTTGACAAAGAAAACAAGGTCTTCACTACCCCATGCTACATGCTCGATGCCAGCATAGCCGATATCTGGCAGGGAGCGCAAAATCTGGTAAAATCCATCCTGGAATTTTAGTAAACAAGTTGTTAAAAATTAACAGCCAGGATTCCTCTCCTGGCTTTTATGTTTTCAAACCGTCTAATTTTGGCAGGTTTACAAATAACAAAAACCCATGAACAAACACCTGGTAATCCTCCTGACGGGTTTGATGTTCACCAAATTTCTGCCGGCACAGACCACTGCAACAAATTTCAGTGTCAAAGATTGCGCCGGCTTGCAATACACTTTGTTCGATGAGCTGAATGCCGGCAAAGTGGTGGTACTCACCTGGACCATGCCCTGCGGTTCGTGTGTTTTGCCACTCAAAACTACATACAATGTGGTGCAAAGTTTTCAGAACTCACATCCGGGCATGGTGCAAATGATATTGGCCGACGATTATGCCAACACCTCCTGTTCATCTATTGATCTTTGGGCCAACAGCAACGGCTTGACCAATACCCGGCGTTTCTCGAACCCGGCCATCCGTATGCTCGACTATGGTTCGAACGGTATGCCCAAGGTGGTAGTGGTGGGCGGGCCGGATAAAACGGTATTCTACAATGCCAACGACGCCGTGGATCATGTGGCGCTTCAGTCAGCCATCCAGCAAGCCATTTCTGTTGTTACCGCTCTTGACCCACCTCAGCCTGTCATGGGCATAAGAATTAGTTATCAGGCTGTTAATCATTCTATTGAGATTACCGGACTTCCCGCTATGGATTCGGATATCGTGCTGGAGATCGTTTCGTTGCAAGGCCGGATGGTGTATCGCGGGCAGTTAGCACGAATACATGGCCACAGCGCAAGCTTTAAGCTGCCTGGCCTGCCGCCGGCGATTTATGTGGCCAGGGTGAAATATGACGGACAAAACCAGCAAACAAAATTTGTTGTCGAATGACGGGTAAAAAGCTGCTTTTCATTTGGTTGGTTGCCACAACTTTTTTTTACCACAATGAGCTCAATGCCCAGTGCTGCGGTGTTGGTGGAGGCAATCCCATGGCCGGCGATGCCTCCCGTGGTGTGCTTAAGCAGGGGCAAACCGAGCTGGCCCTGTATTACCAACTCTCGCGTTCGGATAAGTTCCTGACCGGCACTGCCACCGACACGGGATTTATGAAACAGTTTTCATCCGATTACCTCTATACCCGGCTGGCTTATGGCTTTTCGGAACGCGTCACCCTTGGCATGGAACTGGGCTACTGGATAGATAAAAAACAACTCGGTTTCCGGGATTGGGATACGTATAGTTCGGGCGGCCTGGGCGATCTGATTCTTTACCCGCGTTTTAACCTGATCAAACCCTCGGCAGCCAATCGCCTGAATGAGCTCACCCTTGGGCTCGGATTCAAAATCCCTTTGGGTACCTTCAACGATTCCATTGGTTTTTATGAACCTTTCTCAGGTGAAACTTTTTACAGCACCATGCCGCCGGCTGTGCAGGCAAGCACAGGAGCCAACGACCTGCTTTTCAACTTATTCTGGAGCGCACCACTCAGGGCAGAGGGCCTCCGACTGACCGCAAATACCACCTTTATCCTGAAAGGCTGGAATCCGTTGGGCGAAAAAATGGGCAACTACTTCAGTTCCGGCATTTTTGGAAGTGGAAAGCTCGGAAAAACCCTGTTTGGTGCGGTTCAGGTCCGGTATGAATGGATAGGCCGCATGAAACTCAACCCTGACGTACGCATGCTAAGCTTCCCCAATTACGACCCGGAGGCAACAGGCAGCCAAAAACTATTTCTCGCGCCGCAACTAAGCTATTCACCTCTTGATTACCTGACATGCCTTTTGCAGGCAGAGTACCCGATTTACCAAAAAGTGAACAAAACACAGCTTGCTTCCGAACACCAATGGGTGATTGGTTTGGCTTTCAGGCACATGAAGAAAGAAAAAGGTGTTATCAACCCGGCAAAAAAAATCGGAGAATAAAAAAAGCCGACAAATGCCGGCCTTTTGTATTTGCAGTTTTAAACCTATCCAAGCCAGGCGTTGAGCATCCATATAGTTTTTTCCTGCTCACGAATGTAGTCGCTCATCAGGGCGTTGGTACCTTCGTCTCCGGCATCGGCCGAAAGCTCGAGCAACTCGCGCTCCAGTAAGATGATTTTTCCAAATGAATCAACCAGCGAGGCTACCGCAGTGCGGCCATCGCTCACATTTTTCACTTCCTTGATCACGCTCACCTCGTTGTAGGTGCTGTAAGCATGCGCAGGAGTATATCCAAGCGTGAGGATACGCTCGGCAGTTTCATCAATTTTCACCTGAAGATCGTTGTAGATTTCTTCGAACTTGAGGTGCAGCTCGAAAAATTTCTCCCCACGTATGTTCCAGTGGAATCCTCGCACATTCATATAAAATACAGAGAACCCTGCCAGCAGATTGTTCAGCTTTGCAGCAAGCTGGGCCGATTTTTCCACATCCAGCCCGATGTGTGATAAACGCTTCATATTTTCCATGATTTGATTGGCTTCTAAAGTTAGCTAAACCGGATGCGGATTTGTTTCCACATCCGGTTTTCGGTTGTGATTATCAACCTATCGGTTTCTTCGCCAGATAGAAGTCCACCATTTCGTAGTCCGACTTGAGACGTTCTTCCATTTCATCTATGGTTTTCGGTGGTGGTACGATGGCTTTCTCACCGGGCTGCCAGTTGAGCGGAAGTGCAACTTTATATTTATCCGCCGCCTGCAGCGCAAGCAATGCACGCATGATCTCGTCCATATTGCGACCCACATTGAGCGGATAATACATGATCAGCCTGATCTTGCCGTTGGGGTCGATGAAAAAGACAGCCCGCACTGCTGCTGTTTCGCTTTCGCCGGGTTGAAGCATGCCATAAAGTTTGGACACCTTCATGTCGATGTCGGCAATGATGGGAAACTTCATCAGGATGCCCATCTTTTCGCGCACATTGTTCACCCAGGCCATGTGGGAGTGGATGCTGTCGATGCTCAGTCCGATCAGCTTTGTGTTCAGTTTGGTGAATTCGTCTTCGCGCAAGGCAAAACCAGTCATCTCGGTGGTGCATACCGGTGTAAAGTCGGCCGGATGCGAGAAGAGAATCACCCAGCTGTCCTTGATAAATTCCGAAAAACGAATCATGCCCTGGGTAGTCATGGCGGTAAAGTCGGGAGCCATGTCGCCAATGCGAGGCATAGTGAAAACCTGTTGTTCTTGCATAGTTTTAAGATTTTATTATGTTAATTATTTGTTAATGCGACAAAGATACCCCATCTGTTGATATATGTCAATTCAATTATTGTTAACTTTTAATAAATAAAATCTATTTTTGCAAAAAAACTCACGTATGGTAACACTTGTACAGCTGGAATATGTGTTGGCTGTCGACACGTTCAGGCATTTTGCCAGGGCAGCCGAGCACTGCAATGTGACACAGCCCACCCTGAGCATGCAGATCAAGAAGCTGGAGGATGATCTGCAAATCCGGATTTTCGATCGCCAGAAGCAGCCTGTGGTGCCTACCGATCATGGTACGGAGTTCATCGAGCAGGCACGCAAGGTAATGGCTGAGGCCGGCCGGCTTACCGAGTTGGTCGAAGCATTCAAAGGCAGACTGGGTGGTCAGCTGAGGCTTGGAATCATCCCAACCCTTGGGCCATACCTGCTACCGCTTTTTGCCGGCAACTTTAAGAAGCAATACCCTAACATTCAGCTGTTTGTAGAGGAGTTGGTGACTGAGGAGCTAGCAGCAAGGCTCAAAAGCGACCAGCTTGATGCAGGAATTTTCGTGACGCCTTATGGCGACAAAGGCATTGTGGAGGAACCTTTGTTTTATGAAGAAATGCTGGTGTATGCGCACCAGGATCATCCCTTGCTCATGCAGGACAATATCCGACCTACCGATATGGCCATGCCAGATTTGTGGCTGCTGAGCGACGGACATTGCTTCCGCAATCAGGTGATCAACCTGTGTGCCCTTCCACCCGGCAGCCGGCAGGAACTGCCATTTCAGCTAGAAGGCGGCACGCTCGAAACCCTGATGCGCATCATCAGGCGCGAAGGGGGGTATACACTCATCCCGGAACTTGCGGCCAATGATGCCGCCATATGGCAATCGAAAAACATTAAACGATTTAGCGGCACAAAACCACTGCGTGAAGTAAGCCTCTGCTATTCACGTCATTACGTAAAGGAACGCCTGCTTCGGGTGCTCGCCGAAGAGATAAAAAGATCGGTGCCTGCAGTAATGCTCGACAAGCAAAGGGGAGAAATTGTGGGCTGGAGATAACTATAGCGCCGCTTTATTGCTTTTTGCCCGAGCGTTCCACAACCAGCCCGACCGAAGCAATACCTGCCATATTGAACTTGGTCATTTTGTTCTCGATCCGTACCCTGGTCACGCCTGCTTCTGGAAAGCGCATCCCGAGGTTCACAGGGAATTCATTGTAAAAGAATTCACCCTGTTTCTGCCCGAGCCACTGCAGATCGGCATCCTGCAACCTGAACTCATAATCGCGCGATCGCATGCCGCCATTCGGAAAGTAAAATGTGATATTCATGGCAATATGATCGGAAGGGTAGATGTCGTTGTGCACAAAACGCACCTTAACATCATAGAGGTTTTCGGCATCTTCCACCGGTAGATCGAGCTCGATGATGTTGAAACGGTTCCAGATGAGATCGTCAAACCTGACATCCTGATCAAAAACAATACGGCCAGTGCAGGCACCCAATAGCAACAGAAGAAGAAAACCAATCGTTCTATTGAACACTTTCATGCTGCAAAATTAAGCAAAGCCGGCAAAACTGCCGAATCGCTTCACCTGCACCCTCATTGCTACGATGATAAGATATTGCAACTGATCGGTTCACTTTATCATCTGCTTGTGAAAACTGGTATGGAAAAAGGTTTAAATTTGCGCGTTAACTCCGCCACCCCGTAGGAAATCAACCAAAAATGAAAATTCACATAAGCAATTTCAGGCTGACGGTGCTGATTCTGGCCGCTGCGGCTATGTTTTCCTGCGTTCCCCAACGCAAAATGCTTTACCTTCAGCAAGAATCCAACAAGGCTGCCCAAACACATTTCGAAAACGAAAGGGCACTATCCTATCTTGTTCAACCCGGCGACAACCTTATCATCCGGGTAGTGAGTCTCGACGACCGGATGACCGCCCTGTTCAACCCCATGGACCGCACGCAAAACGCCGGCATGACTGACCAGACAGTGTTCCTAAATAGCTACACGGTGGATGAGCGCGGTCAGATTGATTTCCCGCTAGCCGGAAAAATCACCGTTCAAAACCTGACCACCGAGCAAATCAAAGAACGCATCAAAGAGGTGCTCGACCAATACCTCAAAGAAACCGTCATTATTGTAAAACTGGTCAACTTTAACCTTACCGTGCTTGGAGAGGTGCGGCGCCCCGGCCAATACAAAGTGTATCAGACCGAGATCAATGTGTTTGAAGCCATCGCCATGTCGGGCGACCTGACTGAGTTTGCCGACCGCAGCGAAGTGATGATCGTACGTCAGACCAAGAAAGGTTCCGAGATCATCACCGTGAATCTCGAAAAGGCCGACATCCTGGCTTCCGATTATTACTACCTCAAGCCCAACGACATCATCTACGTCAGACCACTCAAGATCAAACAGTTTGGTTTTGCAACCTTCCCTTACAGCCTGATTTTCACCACCATATCTACCGCTTTGCTTCTGATCAATTTCTTCAGTAAATAATCTGCCCCGTGGAAAACTTTCAGCCCTACCAACAGGAGGAATCAATCGACCTGAAGGCTCTATTCTTCAAGTTTGCCCGATTCTGGCACCTTTTTGTCATCTCAGTATTCATCGCCCTCTTGCTGGCCTTCCTTTTTAACAAGTACACCAAGCCGGTTTACGAAGTAAAATCTACGGTGCTTGTTAAAGACCAGAAAGGCGGCAAACTCGATCCCACCGCCCTGCTGGGATTAGGCTTAGGCACCCAGCAAAACGTGCAGAACGAAATCGGCATCCTGATGTCGTACAGCCTTGGCAGCCGTACCATCAAAAGCCTGGATTTTGAGGTGTCGTATTTCAGGGAAGAAGGCTTCATCAACCAGGAACTCTACAAAAATTCGCCCTTTGAAGTCATTATCGACCGGGAAGTCCCTCAATCTGTCAGCCTTACCTATATCATTACCTTTGTGGATGCCAACACATTCACGCTGGAGGCCGAGGGCGAAAACATCACGCTCTATGATTACAAAACAGGGCAGCCCACAGGTAAAAAGAATGATAAAGTCCGATGGTCGGGCATGGGCACCTATGGTGAATGGGTGGACAATGGCTTCAACAGGTTCAAAGTCATCCTCAACGAACGATTCAATTTCGACGAAGCGCGCAAAGGCACCTACAGCTTTGTGCTCAACGACTACCATTCGCTGCTGAACCTGCTCAGAGGCTATAAAATTGAAACAATAAACCGGGAGGCCAGCATTCTTGAGATTTCGCTCCGCGGCAACAACAAAGACAAGATTGCCGACTTTCTGAACCGTCTGACGGAAACCTACGTGCGCCGGGGACTGGAAAGCAAAAACCAAATAGCCGAAAGCACCATTCTGTTCATCGACCAGCAACTGGTGGACATTCAGGATTCGCTTCAGCTTGCCGAGATTGCCCTGCAGGAATTCCAGACACGCAACGAACTGCTCAATCTCGATTTTCAGTCGCAAAAAGTCTATGACTACCTGAAAGAGCTCGACAAGCAAAAAGCTGAAATGATTGTCAAGAACAAGTACTACCGCAGCATGCAGAAGTACATTCAGGAAAACATTGACAATCTGGACAGGCTGGTTGCCCCCAGTGCCATGGGTATCGAAGACCCCTTGCTTAACAGGTTGGTTCAGGAGCTGGTTAATCTGTCGTCACAAAAAGCCGAACAGTTGCTCACAAGCACCGAAAAACACCCCCTGGTTGTGAGTCTCGACGCTCAGATAGCCAACACCAAGCGCACCTTGCTCGAAAACATCAACAACATCATCCGCAATTCCGACCTGGCCATCAACGACATCAACCGCCGCATCGCGGATCTCGAATTGCAGATTAACAAACTGCCAGTGACGCAGCGCCTTTTGCTTGGTTACCAGCGCAAATTCCAGCTCAACGATGCCATTTACACCTTCCTGATGCAGAAAAGGGCCGATGCACAGATCACCAAAGCCAGCAATGTGCCCGACAATGAAGTGATTGACAAGGCCGACCCACAGCTGGCTTCCATGGTATTTCCGAAAAAAAGCCTTAACTACACCATTGCCCTGCTGATTGGGCTGCTCATCCCTATTGCTTATGTGCTCGGACGCGATTACTTCGACGACAAAATCCACGAGCGCCGCGATATCGAGAAAATCACCAGGCTTCCCATCATCGGGCAGGTGCTGCACAGCAATAAAGAAACCCAGCTCGTGGTCATCGAATCCCCGAAATCGTCCATTTCCGAGTCGTTCAGGTCGGTGCGAACCAATATTGACTACCTGACCCAGAATGCCGAGAAGTGTGTGATCCTGGTCACAGCCGACATGGTTAATGCCGGTAAAACATTCATCTCGATCAACCTGGCCAGCATTTATGCGCTTTATGGCAAAAAAACCATACTCCTGGGTTTCGACCTGCGCAAACCCAAGATCTATCAGGACTTCGGCCTGACCAACACCCTGGGTATAAGCGATTATCTGAGTAAAAAGTCGAGCCTTGACGAGGTGATCCAAAATTCGGGCAAAAGCGAAAACTTCGATATCATCATGGCCGGTAAGGTGCCGCCAAATCCTGCCGAACTCATCGCTTCGCCACGCTGCGCCGAACTATTCGACGAACTACGCAAGCGCTACGACTATGTCATCATCGACACCCCTCCCATCGGTCTGGTTACCGACGCATTTCTTCTGATGAAATACACCGATGTGAATACATTCGTCATCCGGCAGGGTTATACCCACAAGCAAATTTTCGAGACCATTATCAAGGACATCGAAGAACGCAAG from Bacteroidota bacterium includes:
- a CDS encoding polysaccharide biosynthesis/export family protein, which translates into the protein MKIHISNFRLTVLILAAAAMFSCVPQRKMLYLQQESNKAAQTHFENERALSYLVQPGDNLIIRVVSLDDRMTALFNPMDRTQNAGMTDQTVFLNSYTVDERGQIDFPLAGKITVQNLTTEQIKERIKEVLDQYLKETVIIVKLVNFNLTVLGEVRRPGQYKVYQTEINVFEAIAMSGDLTEFADRSEVMIVRQTKKGSEIITVNLEKADILASDYYYLKPNDIIYVRPLKIKQFGFATFPYSLIFTTISTALLLINFFSK
- a CDS encoding polysaccharide biosynthesis tyrosine autokinase, yielding MENFQPYQQEESIDLKALFFKFARFWHLFVISVFIALLLAFLFNKYTKPVYEVKSTVLVKDQKGGKLDPTALLGLGLGTQQNVQNEIGILMSYSLGSRTIKSLDFEVSYFREEGFINQELYKNSPFEVIIDREVPQSVSLTYIITFVDANTFTLEAEGENITLYDYKTGQPTGKKNDKVRWSGMGTYGEWVDNGFNRFKVILNERFNFDEARKGTYSFVLNDYHSLLNLLRGYKIETINREASILEISLRGNNKDKIADFLNRLTETYVRRGLESKNQIAESTILFIDQQLVDIQDSLQLAEIALQEFQTRNELLNLDFQSQKVYDYLKELDKQKAEMIVKNKYYRSMQKYIQENIDNLDRLVAPSAMGIEDPLLNRLVQELVNLSSQKAEQLLTSTEKHPLVVSLDAQIANTKRTLLENINNIIRNSDLAINDINRRIADLELQINKLPVTQRLLLGYQRKFQLNDAIYTFLMQKRADAQITKASNVPDNEVIDKADPQLASMVFPKKSLNYTIALLIGLLIPIAYVLGRDYFDDKIHERRDIEKITRLPIIGQVLHSNKETQLVVIESPKSSISESFRSVRTNIDYLTQNAEKCVILVTADMVNAGKTFISINLASIYALYGKKTILLGFDLRKPKIYQDFGLTNTLGISDYLSKKSSLDEVIQNSGKSENFDIIMAGKVPPNPAELIASPRCAELFDELRKRYDYVIIDTPPIGLVTDAFLLMKYTDVNTFVIRQGYTHKQIFETIIKDIEERKIPMSLLVNDIKVGGTYGYGYGYGYGYGYGYGYGYGYGYGYGYGYYTDESKEKKPGFFKRLLNKI
- a CDS encoding peroxiredoxin, whose product is MPRIGDMAPDFTAMTTQGMIRFSEFIKDSWVILFSHPADFTPVCTTEMTGFALREDEFTKLNTKLIGLSIDSIHSHMAWVNNVREKMGILMKFPIIADIDMKVSKLYGMLQPGESETAAVRAVFFIDPNGKIRLIMYYPLNVGRNMDEIMRALLALQAADKYKVALPLNWQPGEKAIVPPPKTIDEMEERLKSDYEMVDFYLAKKPIG
- a CDS encoding T9SS type A sorting domain-containing protein, with amino-acid sequence MNKHLVILLTGLMFTKFLPAQTTATNFSVKDCAGLQYTLFDELNAGKVVVLTWTMPCGSCVLPLKTTYNVVQSFQNSHPGMVQMILADDYANTSCSSIDLWANSNGLTNTRRFSNPAIRMLDYGSNGMPKVVVVGGPDKTVFYNANDAVDHVALQSAIQQAISVVTALDPPQPVMGIRISYQAVNHSIEITGLPAMDSDIVLEIVSLQGRMVYRGQLARIHGHSASFKLPGLPPAIYVARVKYDGQNQQTKFVVE
- a CDS encoding hydrogen peroxide-inducible genes activator translates to MVTLVQLEYVLAVDTFRHFARAAEHCNVTQPTLSMQIKKLEDDLQIRIFDRQKQPVVPTDHGTEFIEQARKVMAEAGRLTELVEAFKGRLGGQLRLGIIPTLGPYLLPLFAGNFKKQYPNIQLFVEELVTEELAARLKSDQLDAGIFVTPYGDKGIVEEPLFYEEMLVYAHQDHPLLMQDNIRPTDMAMPDLWLLSDGHCFRNQVINLCALPPGSRQELPFQLEGGTLETLMRIIRREGGYTLIPELAANDAAIWQSKNIKRFSGTKPLREVSLCYSRHYVKERLLRVLAEEIKRSVPAVMLDKQRGEIVGWR
- a CDS encoding DNA starvation/stationary phase protection protein translates to MKRLSHIGLDVEKSAQLAAKLNNLLAGFSVFYMNVRGFHWNIRGEKFFELHLKFEEIYNDLQVKIDETAERILTLGYTPAHAYSTYNEVSVIKEVKNVSDGRTAVASLVDSFGKIILLERELLELSADAGDEGTNALMSDYIREQEKTIWMLNAWLG
- the elbB gene encoding isoprenoid biosynthesis glyoxalase ElbB — its product is MPMKKFAVVLAGCGVYDGAEIHEATLALLAIKTQGCDYQCFAPDIPQHHVINHLSGEEMPEQRNVLVEAARIARGNIKPLSEFKADEFDVLLFPGGFGAAKNLSTVAFDGPNARVNPEVEAAIKTMHQLGKPIGAMCISPVFVAKVLQNVKVTIGQDEGTVAAIQAIGAEHVATSHGEVVVDKENKVFTTPCYMLDASIADIWQGAQNLVKSILEF